The Elaeis guineensis isolate ETL-2024a chromosome 13, EG11, whole genome shotgun sequence genome includes a region encoding these proteins:
- the LOC105056545 gene encoding uncharacterized protein At3g28850, whose product MGCTSSKQVRRDRRRSPSPYGRSYSGPLRPVSVLAGRRKDDATHVVTLASSTLGTIKLDSGPSPEDQAGSDEEMMKSSNDRDRLADELRKAKAWSEMIERRIPKTPSRTPPNEPETINAWELMEGLEDTSPLRPAYAAAAGVDRSFSFHITRDALPAPDSLSRSKLANGSFSPKPDWMQLSPGDSIVSDFDPEVLSTFRKALEELSPPHPALYRPNEPPEKMTGGGYSGDIPNFQGIVRARIDAFQEKIDEKRASFNSNAAKVAPLDKCLPGGEGKVVFYFTSLRGIRKTYEDCWAVKVILQGYGVRIDERDVSMHGGFKEELNELLGTGYGCWRLPRVFADGKHLGGADEVRQMHETGELGTALEGCEMVAVWKGGGVLDVCEGCGDVRFIPCTTCSGSCKVYVEEEEEEREEGDEEVRGFRRCMDCNENGLVRCPLCC is encoded by the coding sequence ATGGGTTGCACGAGCTCGAAGCAGGTCCGCCGGGACCGGCGACGGAGCCCGTCTCCGTATGGCCGGAGCTACTCCGGCCCCCTCCGCCCCGTCTCCGTCCTCGCCGGCCGAAGGAAGGACGACGCTACCCACGTGGTCACCCTCGCGTCGTCCACACTCGGCACGATCAAGCTTGACAGCGGCCCGAGCCCCGAAGACCAAGCCGGCTCCGATGAGGAGATGATGAAGAGCTCCAACGACCGCGACCGCCTCGCCGACGAGCTTCGCAAGGCTAAGGCCTGGTCGGAGATGATCGAGCGCCGGATACCAAAGACCCCCTCCAGGACCCCACCCAATGAACCGGAGACCATCAACGCATGGGAGCTCATGGAGGGCCTCGAAGATACCAGTCCCCTCCGCCCCGCCTACGCCGCCGCCGCCGGCGTCGACCGCTCCTTCTCCTTCCACATCACCCGCGACGCCCTTCCGGCGCCGGATTCTCTTTCCAGATCCAAATTGGCTAACGGATCCTTCTCCCCAAAGCCCGACTGGATGCAGCTCAGCCCTGGCGATTCtatcgtctccgacttcgacccCGAGGTCCTTTCCACCTTCCGGAAGGCCCTCGAGGAGCTCTCTCCGCCGCACCCAGCCCTCTACCGGCCTAATGAGCCACCAGAGAAGATGACAGGGGGGGGATATTCCGGCGATATACCAAATTTCCAAGGAATTGTTCGAGCTCGGATCGATGCATTCCAAGAGAAGATCGATGAGAAGAGAGCTAGTTTCAACTCCAACGCCGCAAAGGTGGCGCCTTTGGATAAATGCCTGCCGGGCGGTGAGGGGAAGGTGGTGTTCTACTTCACAAGCCTCCGAGGAATCCGAAAGACTTATGAGGATTGTTGGGCAGTGAAGGTAATACTACAAGGATATGGCGTTCGCATCGATGAGAGGGATGTATCAATGCATGGGGGATTCAAAGAGGAGCTGAATGAGCTACTCGGCACCGGGTATGGCTGTTGGAGGTTGCCGAGAGTCTTTGCTGATGGGAAGCATTTGGGAGGGGCTGACGAGGTGCGGCAAATGCACGAGACCGGAGAATTGGGGACAGCATTGGAGGGCTGCGAGATGGTGGCGGTTTGGAAAGGCGGCGGCGTGTTGGATGTATGCGAAGGGTGCGGCGATGTGAGGTTCATTCCATGCACGACTTGCTCGGGGAGCTGCAAAGTGTAcgtggaggaggaagaggaggaacgtGAGGAGGGGGATGAGGAGGTCCGGGGGTTCCGGCGATGCATGGATTGCAATGAGAATGGGCTCGTCCGGTGCCCGCTATGCTGTTGA
- the LOC105056546 gene encoding binding partner of ACD11 1 isoform X1 → MVTSMSGYTVEVTNLSPSATEKDLYDFFAFSGAIEHIEIIRSGDYASTAYVTFKDPHSLETAVLLSGATIVDQRVCIARWGHDDEVSDFWERPYWKLEDDTQSTAAPANHGTTTPREAMTMAQDVVKTMLAKGYTLSKDALIKAKALDESYQVSATAAAKVADLSKRIGLTDKINAGVDAVRSVDETYHVSETTKTVVSATGRAAGSVANSVVSSSYFSAGALLISDALTKAAKVAADLASHGSKK, encoded by the exons AT GGTCACAAGTATGAGTGGCTATACTGTCGAAGTTACAAATCTGTCCCCTAGTGCAACTGAAAAAGATCTTTATGATTTCTTTGCGTTTTCCGGGGCAATTGAACACATTGAGATCATCAG GTCAGGAGATTATGCTTCCACTGCTTATGTAACATTCAAGGATCCTCATTCCTTGGAAACTGCCGTATTGCTCAGT GGTGCTACCATTGTAGATCAACGTGTTTGCATAGCACGCTGGGGACATGATGATGAAGTTAGTGATTTCTGGGAGAGGCCTTACTGGAAGCTTGAAGATGATACTCAGTCCACG GCTGCACCCGCCAACCATGGCACCACAACTCCAAGGGAAGCCATGACAATGGCACAAGATGTTGTCAAAACCATGCTGGCAAAGGGATATACACTAAGCAAAGATGCCTTGATCAAAGCCAAAGCTTTGGATGAATCCTATCAAGTCTCAGCCACTGCTGCAGCCAAGGTTGCTGATTTGAGCAAGAGAATTGGACTGACAGATAAGATTAATGCTGGTGTTGATGCTGTTCGATCAGTGGATGAGACGTATCATGTATCAGAGACCACCAAGACAGTTGTGTCTGCAACCGGGAGAGCAGCTGGAAGTGTTGCGAACTCTGTTGTCAGCAGTAGCTATTTCTCTGCTGGAGCTCTACTAATTTCTGATGCTCTCACAAAAGCTGCCAAGGTTGCAGCAGATTTGGCCTCCCATGGTAGCAAAAAGTGA
- the LOC140853078 gene encoding uncharacterized protein: MTSNVARSVQLLETAQEVWETVAQMFSQKQNSAQAFEIRSQLRQLRQGDLSITEYATELKRLWSEADHYRTFAPQCSIDVDGFQKYLEEERVQDFLYGLNPKYESVRVQLLARDILPSLGQVFSTVLSEETRRRVTSDSNSSIRSALTVQPQQVGEKVCFHCKKPGHTKAFCWDLHGRPNQPGRGSRGRGGRRSGGRTGGQNHVRGSAQANLSEETEGAIHSLSTEEY; this comes from the coding sequence ATGACATCAAATGTGGCAAGAAGTGTGCAACTGCTGGAGACTGCACAGGAAGTCTGGGAGACGGTGGCCCAAATGTTCTCACAGAAACAGAATTCTGCTCAAGCATTTGAGATCCGTTCTCAATTACGTCAGCTTCGTCAGGGAGATTTATCTATTACTGAATATGCCACCGAGTTGAAACGTCTTTGGTCCGAAGCTGATCATTATAGAACTTTTGCTCCACAATGCTCCATCGATGTTGATGGATTTCAGAAATATTTAGAAGAAGAACGGGTCCAGGACTTTCTATATGGTCTGAATCCGAAATATGAATCTGTCAGAGTTCAGCTCCTCGCCAGAGATATTTTACCTAGTTTAGGTCAAGTTTTCTCTACTGTTTTAAGCGAGGAGACACGGCGACgagtgacttctgactccaatagTTCTATAAGATCAGCCCTTACCGTACAGCCACAGCAAGTAGGTGAGAAGGtatgttttcattgtaaaaagccTGGGCACACTAAGGCATTTTGCTGGGATCTCCATGGCCGCCCAAATCAGCCTGGGCGTGGTAGTCGAGGCCGTGGTGGTCGTCGTAGTGGTGGAAGAACTGGAGGACAGAATCATGTTCGTGGATCTGCCCAAGCCAATCTCTCTGAAGAGACCGAGGGTGCTATACACAGCTTATCTACAGAGGAGTATTAG
- the LOC105056547 gene encoding transcription factor ILI6 — MSTRRSRSRRSSSSRITDDQIIDLVSKLQALLPESHRRSTERESAAKVLQDTCNYIRSLHQEMDDLSERLAELLATTETTSDQAAIIRSLLM; from the exons ATGTCTACTAGGAGATCTCGTTCAAGGAGATCGAGCTCTTCAAGGATCACAGATGACCAGATTATCGATCTTGTCTCCAAGTTGCAGGCTTTACTCCCTGAGTCCCACCGTCGAAGCACTGAGAGG GAGTCGGCAGCCAAGGTCCTACAAGACACATGCAACTATATTAGGAGCTTGCATCAAGAAATGGATGACTTAAGCGAAAGGCTTGCTGAATTACTTGCCACAACCGAAACAACCAGCGATCAAGCTGCAATCATTAGAAGTCTTCTTATGTGA
- the LOC105056546 gene encoding binding partner of ACD11 1 isoform X2: protein MSGYTVEVTNLSPSATEKDLYDFFAFSGAIEHIEIIRSGDYASTAYVTFKDPHSLETAVLLSGATIVDQRVCIARWGHDDEVSDFWERPYWKLEDDTQSTAAPANHGTTTPREAMTMAQDVVKTMLAKGYTLSKDALIKAKALDESYQVSATAAAKVADLSKRIGLTDKINAGVDAVRSVDETYHVSETTKTVVSATGRAAGSVANSVVSSSYFSAGALLISDALTKAAKVAADLASHGSKK from the exons ATGAGTGGCTATACTGTCGAAGTTACAAATCTGTCCCCTAGTGCAACTGAAAAAGATCTTTATGATTTCTTTGCGTTTTCCGGGGCAATTGAACACATTGAGATCATCAG GTCAGGAGATTATGCTTCCACTGCTTATGTAACATTCAAGGATCCTCATTCCTTGGAAACTGCCGTATTGCTCAGT GGTGCTACCATTGTAGATCAACGTGTTTGCATAGCACGCTGGGGACATGATGATGAAGTTAGTGATTTCTGGGAGAGGCCTTACTGGAAGCTTGAAGATGATACTCAGTCCACG GCTGCACCCGCCAACCATGGCACCACAACTCCAAGGGAAGCCATGACAATGGCACAAGATGTTGTCAAAACCATGCTGGCAAAGGGATATACACTAAGCAAAGATGCCTTGATCAAAGCCAAAGCTTTGGATGAATCCTATCAAGTCTCAGCCACTGCTGCAGCCAAGGTTGCTGATTTGAGCAAGAGAATTGGACTGACAGATAAGATTAATGCTGGTGTTGATGCTGTTCGATCAGTGGATGAGACGTATCATGTATCAGAGACCACCAAGACAGTTGTGTCTGCAACCGGGAGAGCAGCTGGAAGTGTTGCGAACTCTGTTGTCAGCAGTAGCTATTTCTCTGCTGGAGCTCTACTAATTTCTGATGCTCTCACAAAAGCTGCCAAGGTTGCAGCAGATTTGGCCTCCCATGGTAGCAAAAAGTGA